The Bacteroidales bacterium nucleotide sequence AAATGTACAGGAAACGGAATTTTATCGTCGATTTTGTTTATGATACGGCATACTGCGGTGGGTGCACCATTGGCTGTTTTCCCGGGTTCCAGAATTTCGGCAACATATACTCCTTCTTTTTTTTCGGGTAGTATGTTCTGAATCCGTGCTATTTTCTGAGAGGAGAGGAACCATCCGGCAGTAAAGAGGAAAAGCACTGCTATCATCCCGAACACGTAACGCAACCTGTAATTCTTTTTTGTAAAAAAGAACCCTGCGATCAAAGCTGTAAAGAGTATCAGCAGCAGAATCGTTCCTGTCCATCCCGCAAGCCATGTATTTTTCAGACCGACGGCAACTCCGGTTCCCCAGGGGATGAGGATCCTGACCATGGGTAATTTTCTGATATCTTCAGCTGTTGTGTTCATAATGAGCTGTGGGAAAGGATACTCTAAAATATTAAGTATTTTTCTAAAGAACCATAGACAGAAAGTATTGAATCCGGTTTTTAAAAATATTTTTCAAATTTTCTCTGAGAAAGCAACTTTTTCCCTCAGGATTTGTTATCTTTTAAACCCCAAAACATTAAACCTATGACAGATTTATCAGTTACATATCTTGGATTGCGTCTTAAGAATCCTATTATAGTAGGTGCGTGCAATCTTTCTTCCAGGCCGGATTTTTTTGAAAAGGCAGAAAAGGCAGGTGCTGCTGCCATTGTTTATAAGTCGCTCTTTGAAGAGCAGATTCAACTGGAAAGATTTCAGATGGAAGAAGATCTGGAGCTTTATAATGAGCGGAATGCAGAAATGGTAAAGCTGTTCCCCTCCCTGCAGCATGCTGGTCCTGAAGAACATCTGAACGGACTTCGTAAGGCAAAAAAAAGCATCAGTATTCCTTTAATAGCAAGTCTTAATGCTGTTTTGGAGCCAACCTGGGTAGAATATGCCCGTGAAATTGAAAATACAGGGGTGGATGCCCTTGAACTGAACTTTTATGCCGTGCCGCACGATGAAGATGTTCAGGGAATGCATATTGAAAAGGAACAAAAAAGAATTCTTGAGGCGGTTGTTAAGGCGGTTAAAATACCGGTGAGCGTCAAACTCAGTCCGTTTTATTCCAACCCGCTGCACGTGATTTCTGAGTTTGATAAGGCCGGGGCTAAGGGTTTTGTGCTTTTTAACCGGTTGTTTCAGCCCGAAATTGATATTGATACCGAAAAGCATATTTCACCATGGAACCTGAGTTCTCCTGAAGATCACAAGCTGTCTC carries:
- a CDS encoding dihydroorotate dehydrogenase-like protein, translating into MTDLSVTYLGLRLKNPIIVGACNLSSRPDFFEKAEKAGAAAIVYKSLFEEQIQLERFQMEEDLELYNERNAEMVKLFPSLQHAGPEEHLNGLRKAKKSISIPLIASLNAVLEPTWVEYAREIENTGVDALELNFYAVPHDEDVQGMHIEKEQKRILEAVVKAVKIPVSVKLSPFYSNPLHVISEFDKAGAKGFVLFNRLFQPEIDIDTEKHISPWNLSSPEDHKLSLRYAGLLWGKIAADICASTGIYTGHDVVRMILAGAQCVQVVSTIYVNKLDHIGKMLAEMESWMEKHKYSSLDHFRGKLSAKSINDPFVYKRAQYIDLLLNSEEIFQKYPMR